aACTCAAAAgatatacttttcttaaatgaatTTAACTCGAAACATAACTATTTTTTTCGAactcaaaaatcaaataatacaatttttcaaatccaatctttttctaaataacatttcaaataaagtcttaaattttataacaaaattttggcagcatctcccctaaaactcggcctttgccacccttttcgggtcccatccaaactatttctcaaactctttcaaatcgtttccaataaatcaaaacaatttctaatataaaaatatttataaaatcaaaccaattaaaaatcaaaccgcttccaaaatcaaaccattttcatatctcaaatcatgtcatcaattcATTTCTTATTAAATCTCAATGTCATCATCAAATTTTACCAATTCCACTTGATTACCAACAACATTCTAGCCtcgaaattattaaaataattcggTTCTTGACTGTACTTAAACTGACCAAACACCAAACTAATtacaaatatcaatatatcacaaaaatttaacataaattcagTCAAATTCAATCAACAATAAATCATAACATCAATTCACTTATCCAATACCAATTTAACCGGAGATAAATTACCAAAATCCTACttccgtatgaaatcaaaatactcGAAGCTCTGGAAAAGCTTTTTGACCGAGTTGCCGAAGAATAAAgcgtcagaaatcgtctgtgcctcctagaactccaattggtcgAACTCAAGAAGAAGGGACTATGTTACTGTCAACTTATACCGAACAAAAATAATACCATCGTGTAGAGAAGAAAGATACAAACACTTTTTATcggattatattttttattaaagttacGAAACTCAAACAATCGAAGCCAAAAGATTTACGTTTCCATGAAATTCACGTtctctttctctctatttttttcttttttctgtcacggttccttctctttttttccttTGCTTAGTTTGGTGATTGGAAGAAAGAGAAATAAGTGAGGATGATGTGATCGTAAGAGAGGGGTGTGTGTTACAAAAccaagctgctgagtcagcaattcaaattataaatattctaaacgaataattatgaaaattgaatatattaaacacaagtaataatatatatgagttattaATATGAATGACATTAGCAACATAATGATAAAAGATATACGATAAAGTATTAGCAAAAGTAAGCTCACTGAAAAGTACCGATATTTACTCGTATCGATAGATTTtgaactcaataataataatattaactaaacaTTATTTTAATCAAAGcaagtaaaaaatattaataataatagtaattttATCCTTTCTcgaaatatctttttataaaaaaaattatataaaatcctaattaatttaaactatagttattataaattcaattatgtaaaatattttattatagaaaaattatataataacctTAATTTATCCAAattcaaatgataataataattataaaaattaatttaattttgcctaataaaataatttttaaaaaatagtttaaattaatagaataaatcataattaagttaaactttaataatcataaaatcaatttaattattcttagtAAATTAGTTTCCAAAAAATAAGGAGCtccgattaataaaataaattataacttatttatatttaaatttttcaaatcagTCATGCTACACATCTATGTAATTTTGTATCCAAATCCATCCAAGTTGGCCCAACACAAAAAAATTCAATATCATTAAATGAAACGTGAAATACACGCGCCCAACACACATGAAACTGCTCTTGCCCAacgcttcctcttcttctccttctcctactTACGCTTATTTACGCACGaagtgtcttcttcttctttgccttcttcttcgcgttcctcctcctccccattctcctcattctttttcgtgttccttcttcttcacgtgttttctccttatcaTCTTTCTTTCACGTTCCCTTGCGAGCTCTCTCTCCCTCTGGTTCTAATTTCCGACAGCGACAGTGGCTCCAAACCTTGCTGGCGCCATCCCCCTTTTCccgtctttctttctttcctttttctttcctcCCCCTCCTTCTTCTTGTTCCCTCCCTTCGCGATTCCCTTTCCCCTCCccgttctctttttttttttctttttctcccttttttatttatattttatttggttagaaataatttggtaataaaaattaaaattttggtaaaaaagacgattttaaaactaagttaagtGCTTGTTTAGgcgttattattttgataaaaaagatcttttttcattgataaaagatttttttagggtgtttggcaaatttccagtagtaaaagtaaaagcactagaaaaataaaaaaatatttttttagaagttataatttacatctttttttaaaagatgtttttcatgtaataaataaacaaaaaagtacttttatatcgttatacccaaacataattgatagataaaaagatctttttacatgaaatatccaaacataaaattacttttacttttatataagatcttttgaaaaaagataactcgaaatttttttttttaaaaagcttAAAGACGATTTTGTATGCCAAAAAAAAGttggaaacaaaaaaatatttcgaTCAATATGTTAGAGATCAAAATCGTATTTAAcccaaaatttatttttggcacaAAAATGatgtattttgaaaaattaaaagtacattaaattagataaattatTATAGATAAATAAATGATAGGTACTAAGTACATTAAGTTAATTAGAGTACCTAACACAAAATGTTGATGATAGACGTTCTGGGTATATTTGTGACATCTAATGAGTTTGTCATATTAGATGGATCACTTAATGTATCAATTTGCTTTTCTCATTTAATATTTTCTTGGTAACTTGCATGTCTTTTGGTCAGGTGTTGCTATTTCTGTTCTTCGCTTATGTTTTGTCTTCGTCGCTTGGCATAGTCTTGCCAAGTCGGTTGACGACTTCCATGTGAATCTTTCATTGATATATTTGTCACTGTAATTCACCAAAACATCCATGTAAGCatagttatatatttttgtttaacgacgaaaaacaaataaaaataggtTTTATGTTATATTTATGTGAAGTGAGAAGGAAGTAAGAGAAgatgaataaaagaataaaaaagtttTTCTACCATATAGTAAATGTGAGATGAGAGATAGTAAAGTAGAAAAGATATAAGTATAGAAGTTTCGTGAACGAGAATGTATGAGGTAAGAGAGAAAATAAGGTAGTGGAAGTATAAAAGTTTGTTTAACGTGAATATATGTGATAAGAGAGAAGATGAGGTAGTGAAAGTTTTTTAACATAGAATAAGTGAGATATAGTGCAAAAAATTAGTAGgaaagacaaaattgaaaaagaattttgaacaTTAAAACTGTTTTGCCATTCTATATTattatagataaaaaattttagaattttttcatattaaaatattttatttggtgCTGATGAAAAAATTAGGATGAATACCCGGGCTttccacaaaaaaatattatttttcactcTTGATATTTAACTTCGTGGGACTAATTAATCCTTATGTTAATAATCTCTTCTTAGAACATATACATCTAAAAcgttaattactaatatattttctatttaatttttgtaggtaaaaataatttaaaaatcattaaTACTCCTTAGTTTTACATTCTAAAttgttaatatattaaaaaaagtaaaaaatataaaaattaaacaatattgacaattatcttttaaaaataacgaaatatgtaacaatttttttttatcaatcttagttaatttttatcgaagaaattaataatttaatatattatgtaGACTTATTTTATTAATACAAATAAGTAAATGTTATGATGCCTAAAAGTTGGTGCCTATTTACTAAAAGGGgttaaaagttattatttaatttaaaaaatataagaataaataatttttaaaaatcaaaatttactacaaaaaaataaattaaacaaaatttaaacaaaaatttataGGCACCATAAAATTGTtcatacaaaaaatattaataaaataattaatcaatttcataaaaataaaaattaagcctttaggttttttctaaaaaaaaattaaagcgaTTTAGCTTCTtcctaaaagaaaagaaagagcttGGTAAGTTGGTAATGGTATAGTCAAGAACTCTGGCTTTCTGGCTTTGATCATCGCTTTTGTTCTCCTTCATATCTGCCTCTTCCCCTCGTTTTCAACATGCGTCACACTCGCCGCTTATTCTGTCACGTGCCTGCAGCGTAAGGGGAGGGAATCGACCACTTGAGTGTAGGGCTTGCCGTTGTTGATGAAGGTATGTATTACAATTTTGAGGTTAGAGCTCAGTTCCATTACCAACTCTGATTTCAATTCCTTGACTTACATTGATTGCAAATAGGGACTTAATTAGTTTAATAAGAATTACTGGGGTTTGCAAACGCCGTGTCCGGGCGAGTTtagtaatgataaaaaaatacacGAAGATTTGGCCTTTTTTTAAGTAATGACAAAAAcatattgaaaaaggaaaattcttGGAGGCAgcaatttttagtattttggctCTCACTTGACCACCACAAACATTAAATTgcttttaacaaataaattttactaattcatgTGTTCAACCTCGGAAAAAATGTGGGTGCAAACGGTATTAGTTCATGTATGCAAACTCTGATAAATATAGTGCAAATTTTATGCTTTTTGTGTGCGAAACTCCTATCAATATAGGTGCAAATTATTACTGGTTAAGTACTggcaaaaaaaatgataatatttgctGGCTATGTGGCATTgctcattaaataaaaataattgcttTTTTCATTGCTAGAGAATGGAGCATGGATACATTCTTGCATTGCCTGCCCCGAAACAGAAAGAAGGAGATGTGATTACTGAGGTGAAGTCCAATTGGAAGAAGAGAGTAGTGGATTCCAAGGGGACGACACCAGTTGAAGATTACATCCAAAGGAGTGGCAATGAAATTGGAACTGGAGAGACCAAACCCAAAAGAGAGTTTGAATCAGCCACATGGATAAGTGCAACTCCAAAGTATGGAGAGGAAGTTGCAACAGGAAGCAGAAAAGCCAAACGGAAGAGATACACTAAGAAGAATGTGTTGGTGGAAGATAGCATGGTTCTTCCTCTCTTTCAAAGCAACAACGAGAATGTTGATGCTGATTTAATAGATTATGACACTGAGGTTGGATCCATTGCATTGCCAGATTCGGGTATAAGCTTCCTTAAGGATAAGCCGCTACAGGAGATTGGAAGTGAAGTTGAAGCTGGAAATGTTAAATTtgagaaggaaaaaaagaagagagctGGTGACGGGAAGATGCAAGATAGTGGGAATGATGCCGAAGAGGCCGACGCTAAGAAAGCAAGACCACTTGCTACTTTTAGATACGTCTCCCCATACTTTCATAATGATGGTGGGAAGAAGATTAAACAACTGGGATTTGAAAGTTGTGATGATTCTGTTGCTCTGACTACAACTTCTAGAGACTTCTCTGAAAATGAACAGCGAGAAAGTGGAAAAGATGTTGCAAGCATTGCAGTTAGGCCCAAAGGGAGGAGAAAGCCCAAGTATGAAGAAATTTCCAAGGAGCATTCTGAGGTTCGAAGAGTTTCTCCATACTTTCAGAATAATAATATGAAGAAAACAGTTTATGAGGAAGTGGCTGACAAGAAACATgattttcagcttgtcccttcaGTGGGTACCCATGGAGACATCTTACAAGACAATTTGGGTGATAATGAAGATATACTTGTAAATAGCATGATCAAATCGAAGAAGCATGAGCCTGTGGAGGAGCATcaaattcaaagggtgtcccctATCTTTCAAATTAACAGTGAGAAGCTTGATTCCAAATCACATTGGCATGACTGTGAGACTAGATCCGTTTCTTTATATACCAATGGGTGCTTCCTTGAAGATAATTTGACTCAGAATGGAAAGATTAAATCCAAAAAGAAGCAAACAGCCACCACAGATAAGCTGCATGAGAACAGAAGCGCTGCTGAAACAAGTGGTGTTTCACCGAATACGAAAATGTTTGATCAGAAAATTATAGCCCATGATGCTGTTATACCTGTTTTCCCTTGTTCAAATAAAGATGGGGTTGCAATTAAATCTTGGAAGAGGAGAAAGTCTGTGAATCAGCGAACTGATGTTGAACAGGATGAGATCCGGAAGGTTTCTCCTTACTTTCTTAATGACAATGAGAAGAAGACTGTTAGTGTAGAATCACTTGACCACGAAGGTAAATTTGATTCTGTTGCTTCAGGTGCTTGTGGAGTCATTATACAAGACAATGAACATATTATTGCAAAAAGGATCAAACCCAAAGTGAAGAAACCTTCTAAGAAGCACACTATGTTACAGCATGCTCATACTAGAAAGGTTTCCCCTTTCTTTCAAAGTGGCAATGAGTGGAAGGCTGATGATGAATCATGTTATAGTGGTGAGATTGGATCTATTGCTTTGTCAGGTTCTGGTGGAAGCTT
The sequence above is drawn from the Arachis hypogaea cultivar Tifrunner chromosome 4, arahy.Tifrunner.gnm2.J5K5, whole genome shotgun sequence genome and encodes:
- the LOC112796898 gene encoding uncharacterized protein isoform X2, with product MKRMEHGYILALPAPKQKEGDVITEVKSNWKKRVVDSKGTTPVEDYIQRSGNEIGTGETKPKREFESATWISATPKYGEEVATGSRKAKRKRYTKKNVLVEDSMVLPLFQSNNENVDADLIDYDTEVGSIALPDSGISFLKDKPLQEIGSEVEAGNVKFEKEKKKRAGDGKMQDSGNDAEEADAKKARPLATFRYVSPYFHNDGGKKIKQLGFESCDDSVALTTTSRDFSENEQRESGKDVASIAVRPKGRRKPKYEEISKEHSEVRRVSPYFQNNNMKKTVYEEVADKKHDFQLVPSVGTHGDILQDNLGDNEDILVNSMIKSKKHEPVEEHQIQRVSPIFQINSEKLDSKSHWHDCETRSVSLYTNGCFLEDNLTQNGKIKSKKKQTATTDKLHENRSAAETSGVSPNTKMFDQKIIAHDAVIPVFPCSNKDGVAIKSWKRRKSVNQRTDVEQDEIRKVSPYFLNDNEKKTVSVESLDHEGKFDSVASGACGVIIQDNEHIIAKRIKPKVKKPSKKHTMLQHAHTRKVSPFFQSGNEWKADDESCYSGEIGSIALSGSGGSFPKDMLLEDLNGKIKSKEKKKTIADKLQENRNKIENSNINYKKKVPKVRKILVNGAVIYVSPYFHNASGKKNNVKTLNDEGKSEVIALHTSQNIMDDISQETHNMRKHKQRGKHESHLGSVALTAASGNLFEAGQQESKNEVGTVKILPKKRKSKRPKALQDADIKVSPYFQNQWLVGCEQVDKAKKGRKKCNIINKQLSAEEKKDEAYKKRTPDNTWKPPRSPFNLLQEPHAYDPWRVLVICMLLNRTTGGQAGPVILDLFNLCPDAKSCTQVEQEKIEEIIKSLGLQKKRSRMLQRFSEEYLNGNWTHVTQLHGVGKYAADAYAIFCTGKWDRVTPTDHMLNHYWEFLHETHGMGYDEELDEMKISEENVISNM
- the LOC112796898 gene encoding uncharacterized protein isoform X1 — protein: MYYNFERMEHGYILALPAPKQKEGDVITEVKSNWKKRVVDSKGTTPVEDYIQRSGNEIGTGETKPKREFESATWISATPKYGEEVATGSRKAKRKRYTKKNVLVEDSMVLPLFQSNNENVDADLIDYDTEVGSIALPDSGISFLKDKPLQEIGSEVEAGNVKFEKEKKKRAGDGKMQDSGNDAEEADAKKARPLATFRYVSPYFHNDGGKKIKQLGFESCDDSVALTTTSRDFSENEQRESGKDVASIAVRPKGRRKPKYEEISKEHSEVRRVSPYFQNNNMKKTVYEEVADKKHDFQLVPSVGTHGDILQDNLGDNEDILVNSMIKSKKHEPVEEHQIQRVSPIFQINSEKLDSKSHWHDCETRSVSLYTNGCFLEDNLTQNGKIKSKKKQTATTDKLHENRSAAETSGVSPNTKMFDQKIIAHDAVIPVFPCSNKDGVAIKSWKRRKSVNQRTDVEQDEIRKVSPYFLNDNEKKTVSVESLDHEGKFDSVASGACGVIIQDNEHIIAKRIKPKVKKPSKKHTMLQHAHTRKVSPFFQSGNEWKADDESCYSGEIGSIALSGSGGSFPKDMLLEDLNGKIKSKEKKKTIADKLQENRNKIENSNINYKKKVPKVRKILVNGAVIYVSPYFHNASGKKNNVKTLNDEGKSEVIALHTSQNIMDDISQETHNMRKHKQRGKHESHLGSVALTAASGNLFEAGQQESKNEVGTVKILPKKRKSKRPKALQDADIKVSPYFQNQWLVGCEQVDKAKKGRKKCNIINKQLSAEEKKDEAYKKRTPDNTWKPPRSPFNLLQEPHAYDPWRVLVICMLLNRTTGGQAGPVILDLFNLCPDAKSCTQVEQEKIEEIIKSLGLQKKRSRMLQRFSEEYLNGNWTHVTQLHGVGKYAADAYAIFCTGKWDRVTPTDHMLNHYWEFLHETHGMGYDEELDEMKISEENVISNM